Part of the Citrus sinensis cultivar Valencia sweet orange chromosome 2, DVS_A1.0, whole genome shotgun sequence genome, CCGTTAGGAGCATGcttaaaaagcaaaaaagtgTTTATGACATAGTTTATCTTGTTGGACACGTGGTGTATGCTGGAGAGTGGTACAGGATACCTCAGCAAAGGTTATCTAGCAGGGCTACTGCAGGTCACTGTCCTTGCTATGTTGTCCTTCACTTTTTGGCAGAGGTGACACTTGGCTATCCCCACCCTTTCAacaagatattttaatatttgattctACACAATCGAATATTATCTTTTAGACGATGGAGATATTTTTGATGACTGACTTTTTGGAGATTTTTCTTTGACCGTTTCGCATCTGACCTGTGTTACCCCTCGTACCCTCTTAATCGCCAACTGTACCTGGTGTATGTCGGGTATCTTGGATACTGAATTTATGGTGTAGGTCGAATATCTCGGATACCAAATTTATGGTGTAGGTCGAATATCTCGGATACCAAATTTATGGTGTTGGTCAGGTACCCCCAAAGATAACTTATAGTTACATAACCTTTGCATCGACACATGGCgcttcattttcaatattttatttatcccCAAAAAAATCCCCATAATTTCTTTATGGCGAAAGTATTTGAAGGCAAAAGAAACTCGTAGAAGAATTGTGAATGACACATTGTGATACTTAGCTCACCTTCACAAATGGTTGAGTAAGAAAAAGGGGTACCTTGCTTACCCTTCTCTAGGCTGACCACATTGGTTCGCACGTCCAAAAATCGCTCCCTCACTTTCCTTTTCTAGGTTTAACCAATCTCGCTCGGAGAGCTACTCTGCGAGACCTAGAGTATATCAGGGTTAAGTACTACATTCCTTCTTTGGTTGACCTCCAGATACAAGAATGAAACCCCAAAGCGCCCTAAGACAGATGGGATAGCTCTTCATATTGATTTGGCACTCCGCACATCCCTCTAGCCCGGCCTTTAAGTGTTGTGGTCGGAGTTACTTGTGAGGGATATTTCGCTTATAGAGTTGAGGGGGCTTTACAAAGGGAAAATGATGTGTTAAGTGTGGACAGATTGGAGAACGTTAGGCTGACTGAGGAAAGCCTCCTATCGGCTTCTCAACATATACGGCTAGAAGGTGTTCCTGGGATACCTCTCCTCATCctgtgtttgtttctttttttgcaTTTCGTAccattctttcttctttttgcccATGGATTCTAGACATCTACACCAGGACTGCTGCATTGAAACTGAAATTGATAAGAACAAAGAACCTGAAAACGATGGCTAAAATGAAGGTAAAAGCCGGGGTGTGATTGCTGATTGCTGAAGCAAGAGTTGGAGAACTGTATGCTATGCCTTTGTAGCCAAGCAACTgagacaaaaattattattattattttttaactcgTCATATTTCAAATCTAAGAAGAAACACTACTAGTTTTTCATCATATACCCAATAAGGCCAAGGAGGCAGATCCTTGAAAACAGAGGGAACTTGACTGATGGAAGCGCTGCTGtgctctgtgtgtgtgtgtgtgtatcacAAATATAATGTTAGTAACACAAATGGATTGAGATGATGTTAATTATTGCTTCATGCATATATGACTAGAGGATTAAGAGAGCTAGCTAGCTAGAGACCTAAGAAAGATAAAGGCCAAAGGGAGTAGTTCAAGAGTAGCGACGGCATAAGTGTAGAGGAGAAAGACATGGTAGCTCAGCCCTGCTCTCGAAGttgttgttttaaattaagttgtcaAACCTACGTTTTTGAACTCCACAAAAACCATGGCTGCGAAGAGCAAAGCTTCCTTCAAATAATTCCTTCTTATTTCcatctttctcttctttaaccTGCACTTGAaagttctttaatttttaacctCTAAAagggaggggaaaaaaaaaagaatgctAGTATACATATCAGCTCTCTTCTCCTTGAACCGAtgaacattaaatatttttcatctaTTATTTGTATGTACGGCTTTGTTGaccgaaaaaagaaaaagaagatagaaaagaaagaatatttgATCAACATGCTGATGTGGACGATAATAAGTGACCCGACTTTAATACTTTGTTGAATTTATGCTCTTTCCAATGACTTCGCTATCAATATTTGAAGCATGTTTGGTAAACCTCTATTTGAgtgatttttgaaaatttggccatttgaaattttaaacttgTGTTAATTTTCCGAAAGatggttttgaaatttgattatttaagaattaagtgataatttaatacCAATAACACATGAatgacatatttatttttattttttaaatatctgaaTATATGTGACATTTTATTAGTATCTTAGCTAAATTAAATAGTAGAAATTGTTAAACCCATTCTGTTAATACAAACTACGAATATTGTCCAAAAATTACTAAAGAAAGCTTTAATAATTCCCACATTATAAACAGTGTTAATACTTTTGATGGAGCTCTCACTTTCCAGACCAGCTTGATTATGATATTGATAATAGTAATATCTACCTAATTATGATAAGTTGTTATTCTCTtatgttcttatttttttttaacttttaaaaaggatttttttgCAGTTCCTATCTCTTTTACAATTCGAACTTGAGAGgccaattaaagaaaaatgccTGAATCCTTTTGAAATCTAAATTTGTCAACCATCCTTAAAAGTTTcgtaaaatgtcaaaaattatGCCTCATAATGGAGAGCAATAATGAAAAAGTACAAATGGTCTTTTCAGAAACTCAATTCCCATAAAGgctaatgctaagttacatgcatgtaacttataatactctcacatgaatagtgagtGGTGTGGGCCCATTCACTATTTATGTGAGAGGGttgtaagttacatgcatgtaacttagggGGATCCTCccataaaatgtaaaaaattatgccTCTTAATGGAGAGCAATAATGAAAAAGTACAAATGCACTTTTTAGAAACTCAATTCCCTCCCGTTTGCTCGTCAACTTAACTACTAAAATCTTGTTTGGGATTtcaatattgtaatttttaaattataattattttaaaaataattataattataaaataaaaattaatatcatataataaataaaatttttaaataataattttgataaaattattaaaatataataaatttttcatcgtTTAAGtgaaaatcatataattttaattttcaagttacaacaattattaaacactttaatgttgtaatttttaaaatacagttACTTAATTTCAATCCCAAACAAGACCTAAAAAGAGCATAACTTTCTGCATAAGCATGAACTGTGTGTCTGAGCTTCAGCTTTCAAATGCACAATATTGTCACTGCTTTTCATGAGCAAGGACTTCTCATAAACTACCAAGTCTTcttggtaaattaattaacatgagCAGAAGTTTATATTTTGCGAATTCAACATTTTGGTTAATAATGTATATGGTTGTCAGCGCAAGCGACCAGAAACTTCTCTCAATGATTTCGTGCATTAAAGGCAACTGTCCACAAGAAATCTTCCTCAACTACCATCATAAGTTAGTGGAAACTGCTACATATCTTCATATGTGTATATGTATGTTCTTATCATCAGGATCAAAATAATTCCAACCAATTTGCCGTCGTCAGACTTATCTTCCTCTGTATGTTCTATCATGTATTTTTCAAGGGTGGAAACTTTTGGTTCGGTGATTCCAAGCTGCCAACATTGCCGGTAGTCATGTTACTTTCTTTGCCTTGCGCCCATATTACAGCATAAAATCCAAAAGCAATTACCACAGCTCCAATCAAACTGCACAAAGATTATGTATGATTATGGTTCTGTTCACATAGTTTAAGATCATAAGATATATAGTCATGGAACAACATGAAACACACCAACCAAACATCATTAATTCAGATTGATGAGTGTATATGCAGAGACAAAGATAGAGTTTGGTTTCTGAGGGGTCATAGTGTGTAGAAAACAATGACTTGGGTTGGGCGTCGTGGGGAAGTTGTTGGAAAATGACATTCTTTGAGGATAAATGTATCGAGCATGACTTTTTATGGAGCAGCTGTGCCTAATGCTGAGGGTTGGGAGAGATTCAGTCCAAGAATAAGTCCATGCTGCACAAAAATTGTGCGAGAGTGATACATATAATAAGTATCGGTTGCCTTCAGCATTGTTTGAGACCAATTCCCATGGAATATGCatgcaaaaaaatttagaatgcCATTTACCTGCCAAGATGAGGTGTTTCGCCAAGGAACATAACTGCCATGAACACTGCGATGGCAGTTCCCAAGGGCTTAAAGAGAGCTACAAATACAGGCCCCTTCTTTTGCAGACACCAAGCAATAATGCTGCTCCGGATCACAGTCCCCACAATTGCCTGAATTGAAGCCAAAGCAGTGTGTCAacagaaaagattgaaaacttaaactttttaagaaatttcacAAGCATAATCATAAAAGAGTTGTGCAGTGCAGAAGTGCAGGCATTAAGTAAAGTTACTCAAAATATCAAGCTTATCATATGAAATGTGATGAACAAAAAGGAGTGTCAAACTTGGAATAACTGACTGGCGGTGAGTCCATACCGCATATATGACAGCAGTCCTTTGAATGCCAGGTTGGAGTTTCCAAGCACTTGGATTTCTTTCTACTATTATAGATACAACTGCACATTGGATAGTCCCAAAGAAGCAGGAGAAAAAGACTAGATTTATTTTGTCTGGGTACTCCTTTAGCACTGCTGCCTAGAATCGAAATCAGGTTAGTTTTCTCCAGGGAAGATTCTTGCTCAGTGTCCAATGATTGTAAGCATCTGATACATATTTAGCTTCAACTTTCCATGTAATTTCTATTAGCACCTTATCAATACATTGATCACAGAAATATAAACTTCCAACATTTTCATGCTTCTGATAATATCTTAAGAAAGTTCAAGCATACTGCAATCCTGTCCGATGACATATACAACTATCCCATGTATCTTCACAACTTATAGTCAGTGAAGGAATCAGAAATAGTCTTTAGAGGCATACATAAAGTAATAGATTTTCCTTTTCCATGATTTTATTGaaagtaataaatttagaaaatacaagGATTAATTCATAATACTTCCATTCCATAAATGTTGTAGTCTTCTATGTGCCTTCATGTTAAAAGATACATGCTAGTCTCATTACCAAAACCACAATATGTGGACTCATAAAATGCAGCACCTTCATGTTTGTAGTAAATATCACATAGAGTTCAAGTCCTTTTGTGAAGGTCAGCGTTTTACCAAAAGGAAGACATAAATATGTACGTAACTGACATTATTTAGccacaataataaatagtgGAATCAGCTGATATTACAGGCAAGTAAGATAACAGGGAGACATTACCCATTTTTTGTCCCTATCACTAACACTATATTTGATACCGGGGGAAAAACTCAATCAATCAATTCAAGCACGTTGCTGCTctcataatttaatcaaaatcacAATATTCACATCTTTCTTATGCAAtgtttctaataattttctcatgCATcccattataaatttaattaaatgttagACAGGATATGAAGTAAACGAGTgtattcaaatatttgtttgATTAACTATATTAGAATCTTTTTCTGAGAAAAGATTATGTTATTCTCTCCTTGAAATTACTGTAAGTGCACAGTATACTTTAacactatcaaaataaataaaacttaacaAACTATCGTAACCACCACACacatataaacataaattaacaaaCCCCACAACATACTGTAAATTTCATGCTTTAGCTTTTAAGAGTTTGGTGTAGTCTTCAGTTTAGTGTTCAGGATTAGGTGATGAGTTGATTAAGAGAAGTTCCCATCCCGCAACCTCCTTTTAGTATGTAGTTCGTGGGAGGTAGTTCCAATGCGGTGATTAACATCCTTTTAGTATGTAGCGAGATTCATCCTCCAACCAAGGGATTGATATGCAAATCATAACTAAGGCTAGCCCAAGCAAATAAACTAAATGCTGAGCATAAATTGGCTGTAACTTCAACAGCagaaacaaaaagcaaaaagcaGCATAGGTGTCTATAAGGGCAGTTACCCCAGCTAGCTCCAGCCTGCTTATGGTAGGTGCATTCTAAGTAAAACTGTTAAATTATTTGCATTGGCCACAATAATGCTAAGAAATATGATTGTACCTGGAAAATCTTCCACGTTGCAGATGAGAAACAAGTGACTGTAAGAAGAAGGCCTCCAAGAGCCCAGTTTGAGTATTCTGAGACAGGAAGCTGAATATTCGAGTTAGAAGGTGAAGAGAACCCCAGCAGTGGTGGGCCCTTGTAGAGACTGACTATAAATG contains:
- the LOC102607697 gene encoding WAT1-related protein At4g15540-like isoform X3, whose amino-acid sequence is MSSATDSNKTAYCDHLHLSGIVVVTRRHGSYNPSKPGASFSATRLHAPAHCRKMMKLDSSTDTAPFVAMALVEIGEVGMITLGKAAMSSGMSNFVYVVYYNALGTFILLHYFIYNTYRSKGPVLTFSLLCKFFMLGVLGICLVQIFAITGIKYSSPTLASAMGNLIPGITFLLAVFFRMEKVAIRSRSSQAKILGTVVSIAGAFIVSLYKGPPLLGFSSPSNSNIQLPVSEYSNWALGGLLLTVTCFSSATWKIFQAAVLKEYPDKINLVFFSCFFGTIQCAVVSIIVERNPSAWKLQPGIQRTAVIYAAIVGTVIRSSIIAWCLQKKGPVFVALFKPLGTAIAVFMAVMFLGETPHLGSLIGAVVIAFGFYAVIWAQGKESNMTTGNVGSLESPNQKFPPLKNT
- the LOC102607697 gene encoding WAT1-related protein At4g15540-like isoform X5, giving the protein MMKLDSSTDTAPFVAMALVEIGEVGMITLGKAAMSSGMSNFVYVVYYNALGTFILLHYFIYNTYRSKGPVLTFSLLCKFFMLGVLGICLVQIFAITGIKYSSPTLASAMGNLIPGITFLLAVFFRMEKVAIRSRSSQAKILGTVVSIAGAFIVSLYKGPPLLGFSSPSNSNIQLPVSEYSNWALGGLLLTVTCFSSATWKIFQAAVLKEYPDKINLVFFSCFFGTIQCAVVSIIVERNPSAWKLQPGIQRTAVIYAAIVGTVIRSSIIAWCLQKKGPVFVALFKPLGTAIAVFMAVMFLGETPHLGSLIGAVVIAFGFYAVIWAQGKESNMTTGNVGSLESPNQKFPPLKNT